The Hymenobacter sp. GOD-10R genome includes a window with the following:
- a CDS encoding sugar MFS transporter: MAASFFVCMAAPTSSSSTITATGADTTRGYFVPMAAMTALFFLFGSVTNFNDVLMPYLKDVCQLTDLQSSLVQSAFFGAYFLMSLPAGRILEKVGYKRGIVLGLLVMAGGALLFVPAANSRTFSLFLTALGLLGAGVTLLQVAANPYVAVLGPARQAASRVSIVGVANNLGGTISPLLGGLLLFGGSTVLKARLAALPLQQRLAEEAALVKTPYLGLAVFLAVLATIFFLLRLPDIESIPADDTAQADTPVAAQGRRSALDYRHLVLGIGAIFLYVGVEVGLGSFLIRYGESQGINQLSDFTQALVRGLNVATNAFAILFGQSPAPIDTTVGFTKAVGAVLVSSYWFGSMVGRIVGIPLLRRFNDRLLLTGVCAAGATLVLASVFSHGEAALWMVVLCGFCNSIMWPVIFPLAIKGLGIFTKQGSSYLIMAIVGGAIIPPLMGWIATNGGGLRVAFILPALCYAYLVYYAVSGYRVR; this comes from the coding sequence ATGGCCGCTTCTTTTTTTGTCTGCATGGCTGCTCCTACTTCTTCCTCCTCAACGATTACCGCTACCGGCGCCGACACAACGCGCGGCTACTTCGTGCCCATGGCCGCCATGACGGCCCTGTTCTTTTTGTTCGGGTCCGTCACGAATTTCAACGACGTGTTGATGCCCTACCTCAAAGACGTGTGTCAACTCACGGATTTGCAGTCGTCGTTGGTGCAGTCAGCGTTCTTCGGGGCTTACTTCCTGATGTCGTTGCCGGCAGGGCGTATTCTGGAAAAGGTAGGATACAAGCGGGGGATTGTGCTCGGCCTGCTCGTAATGGCAGGTGGAGCGCTGCTATTCGTGCCAGCGGCTAACTCTCGTACCTTCAGCTTGTTTCTGACTGCGTTGGGGCTACTCGGTGCGGGCGTAACGCTGCTCCAAGTTGCGGCCAATCCGTACGTAGCCGTGCTAGGGCCCGCTCGGCAAGCTGCTAGCCGGGTGAGCATTGTGGGCGTGGCCAATAACCTAGGTGGTACTATCTCGCCTCTGCTTGGGGGCTTGCTGCTGTTTGGGGGCTCTACGGTCCTGAAAGCCCGCTTGGCTGCGTTGCCTCTGCAGCAGCGTCTTGCCGAGGAAGCCGCGTTGGTAAAGACGCCCTACCTAGGTTTGGCGGTGTTCCTAGCCGTGCTAGCAACCATCTTCTTCCTATTGCGTCTTCCCGATATCGAAAGCATTCCGGCCGATGATACCGCTCAGGCGGACACTCCAGTCGCAGCGCAAGGTCGGCGGTCGGCCCTCGATTATCGTCATTTGGTGCTCGGCATTGGCGCGATCTTCCTGTACGTGGGGGTTGAAGTAGGCCTAGGTTCTTTTCTGATTCGCTATGGCGAATCGCAGGGTATCAACCAACTGAGCGATTTCACGCAAGCGCTGGTGCGTGGGTTAAACGTAGCTACCAATGCCTTCGCTATTCTCTTCGGACAATCACCTGCCCCCATTGACACAACCGTGGGCTTTACCAAAGCGGTAGGGGCGGTGCTCGTGTCATCCTATTGGTTTGGGTCTATGGTGGGGCGCATTGTGGGCATTCCGCTCTTGCGCCGCTTCAACGACCGTCTGCTGCTCACGGGCGTGTGCGCGGCCGGTGCAACGCTGGTGCTTGCGTCCGTATTCTCGCACGGCGAAGCGGCGTTGTGGATGGTGGTGCTCTGCGGCTTCTGCAACTCCATTATGTGGCCGGTGATCTTCCCCTTGGCTATCAAGGGCCTAGGTATTTTTACCAAGCAAGGCTCCTCGTATCTGATTATGGCCATTGTAGGCGGTGCCATTATTCCGCCACTAATGGGCTGGATTGCCACCAACGGCGGTGGCTTGCGTGTTGCGTTCATCTTGCCAGCGCTGTGCTATGCCTACTTGGTGTACTATGCGGTGAGCGGCTACCGGGTGCGGTAG
- a CDS encoding four-helix bundle copper-binding protein: MNQSATIANLQTNQTILDALARCIAACEMCSDACLHEDTIQMMVPCIELDRDCADICRLTSAFIARGSQHAQHVIKECIEICQKCADECGKHEHDHCQYCAAACRQCVEACRQYAA; encoded by the coding sequence ATGAACCAGTCTGCAACCATTGCCAACCTGCAAACCAACCAAACCATCCTCGACGCCCTAGCTCGCTGCATTGCCGCCTGCGAAATGTGCTCCGATGCCTGCCTGCACGAGGATACTATCCAGATGATGGTACCTTGTATCGAGCTGGATCGAGACTGCGCCGACATTTGTCGACTCACCTCCGCCTTCATTGCTCGCGGCTCCCAGCACGCCCAGCACGTCATCAAAGAGTGCATCGAAATCTGCCAGAAATGCGCCGACGAGTGCGGCAAGCATGAGCACGACCACTGCCAGTACTGCGCCGCCGCCTGCCGCCAGTGCGTAGAGGCATGCCGGCAATACGCTGCCTAG
- a CDS encoding ADP-ribosylglycohydrolase family protein, translating into MALEPIMLVSNTLEIQIRSALLGLAVGDALGVPVEFESRARRKLDPVVTMRAYGTYNQPAGTWSDDASLTFCLAESLCRGYDLRDLSRRFINWYEHGYWTPHGEVFDIGVTTREAIQRSKAHPELVLAGRTDEYSNGNGALMRILPLAFYQTDAPLRERFRLILDVSAVTHGHVRSAVACLLYLEMAVHLQNQLSPTDAYARLCQEAPSKLYELNIPAQEADRFEVVLSGRLMDRPRTAIDSSGYVLHTLEAALWCLLRYETYAETVLAAVNLGDDTDTTGAVAGGLAGLYYGEAAIPAEWLQVLARRSDIEELSHRLALAVQR; encoded by the coding sequence ATGGCTCTTGAACCTATTATGTTGGTTTCCAATACTCTTGAAATCCAAATTCGTTCTGCGTTGTTAGGCCTTGCGGTTGGCGATGCCCTAGGTGTACCGGTTGAGTTTGAAAGTCGTGCCAGACGTAAGCTCGATCCGGTCGTGACGATGCGGGCGTACGGCACCTATAATCAACCCGCGGGCACTTGGTCGGATGATGCTTCACTCACGTTTTGCCTAGCCGAGAGTCTGTGTCGCGGCTATGATCTAAGAGATTTGAGCCGCCGCTTTATCAATTGGTACGAGCACGGCTACTGGACTCCGCATGGTGAGGTATTCGATATTGGCGTCACCACCCGCGAAGCAATTCAGCGCTCTAAAGCTCATCCTGAGCTGGTTTTAGCCGGCCGAACCGACGAGTATAGCAACGGTAATGGCGCGCTGATGCGCATTTTACCCCTAGCTTTCTACCAGACCGATGCCCCATTGCGGGAACGGTTTCGATTGATTTTGGATGTTTCGGCGGTGACGCACGGACATGTTCGCTCGGCTGTAGCGTGTTTGTTGTATTTAGAAATGGCTGTGCATCTACAAAATCAACTTTCCCCAACGGATGCCTACGCGCGTCTGTGTCAGGAAGCTCCAAGCAAGCTTTACGAGTTGAATATTCCTGCTCAGGAAGCTGATCGGTTTGAAGTAGTGCTTAGTGGACGCTTGATGGATAGACCTCGAACAGCCATTGACAGCAGCGGCTACGTGTTGCATACATTAGAAGCCGCACTTTGGTGTCTGTTGCGCTACGAAACGTACGCTGAAACGGTCTTGGCTGCCGTGAACCTAGGCGACGATACAGATACAACCGGTGCTGTAGCCGGCGGCTTAGCCGGATTGTATTACGGCGAAGCCGCTATTCCAGCGGAGTGGTTACAGGTGCTAGCACGGCGGTCCGACATTGAAGAATTGAGCCACCGGCTAGCCTTGGCCGTTCAGCGCTGA
- a CDS encoding AraC family transcriptional regulator produces MPFIFNVYSVLLLPCFVQGIVISVVLLTRGRQHGTPADGWLALLLLLSVARVTQWMLGFAGWYDSHDAFSTFMFYFPFNNWLAVGPALYFYFRSLTNQAFQFRRRDGWHFAPALLYLSWRLLMFLYDVGWEHALLGQPLRGHFGTKGTLSVWLQTARFGFWPEVLGYVSIALYASLTLRDYRAYGRYVNDNFSDTERIRFAWLRNVVVAVLVGVGVTLVFEVVNAALFPLNYVQSWYDYLFTGILIYYLSIAGLLANHRLTAPLHFSPVPDAAEVAVPAVAAEATSHEPKPLVTLSPSAVPVHTASALSETAVGEPSLAEPLATLEADPELLRWTERLLEHMRAKRPYLAPELTLGELATQLRTNTSWLSRVINTGCGQNFNDFINEYRVQEAERKLRDPQLRHYTLLAVALESGFNSKSTFNRVFRKLRGTTPSEAARRNV; encoded by the coding sequence ATGCCGTTCATCTTCAACGTTTACAGCGTCCTGCTTCTTCCTTGCTTTGTGCAAGGCATCGTGATAAGTGTGGTATTGCTTACACGCGGCCGCCAGCACGGCACGCCGGCTGATGGCTGGTTGGCGTTGCTCTTGCTGCTGAGCGTAGCGCGAGTAACACAATGGATGTTGGGCTTCGCTGGCTGGTACGATTCGCACGATGCGTTCAGTACCTTCATGTTCTACTTTCCGTTCAACAACTGGCTGGCAGTTGGGCCGGCGCTGTACTTCTACTTTCGCAGCCTCACGAACCAAGCGTTCCAGTTTCGGCGGCGTGACGGGTGGCATTTCGCGCCGGCCTTGCTGTACCTAAGTTGGCGGCTTCTGATGTTCCTCTACGATGTCGGATGGGAGCATGCCCTGCTGGGACAGCCGTTGCGCGGGCATTTTGGCACGAAAGGCACGCTATCCGTCTGGCTCCAAACGGCTCGTTTTGGTTTCTGGCCCGAGGTGCTAGGGTACGTATCTATCGCCCTTTATGCCTCTCTGACCTTGCGCGACTACCGCGCCTATGGTCGCTACGTCAACGATAACTTCTCTGATACGGAGCGAATTCGTTTTGCCTGGCTGCGCAACGTGGTAGTAGCGGTGTTGGTGGGCGTGGGCGTCACGCTGGTGTTTGAGGTAGTAAATGCGGCGCTGTTTCCACTAAACTATGTCCAGTCTTGGTACGATTACTTGTTCACGGGTATCCTCATTTACTATCTAAGCATTGCCGGCCTGCTCGCCAACCACCGGCTAACGGCGCCGCTACACTTCTCGCCCGTGCCTGACGCAGCAGAAGTAGCTGTGCCTGCTGTTGCTGCGGAGGCAACAAGCCACGAGCCTAAGCCTTTGGTGACGCTTTCCCCATCCGCCGTACCGGTCCACACTGCGTCGGCACTATCCGAAACGGCAGTAGGAGAACCTAGCCTTGCCGAACCATTAGCAACTCTCGAAGCCGACCCAGAGCTGCTACGCTGGACGGAGCGCTTGCTCGAGCACATGCGCGCCAAGCGACCTTACCTAGCACCCGAGCTGACCCTAGGTGAGCTAGCAACCCAGTTGCGCACTAATACCTCGTGGCTGTCGCGGGTCATTAATACGGGTTGTGGGCAGAACTTCAACGACTTCATCAATGAATACCGCGTGCAGGAAGCCGAACGCAAGCTGCGCGACCCTCAACTACGGCATTACACGCTGCTAGCTGTAGCGCTCGAATCGGGGTTCAACTCGAAGTCGACCTTCAACCGCGTCTTTCGCAAGTTGCGCGGCACCACGCCCAGCGAGGCAGCTCGGCGCAATGTATAA
- a CDS encoding pirin family protein, whose product MLKYIPATDRHHASPVQWLSSYFLFSFADYYDPDNLHFGPLRVFNDDSIAPQSGFPQHPHSEMEIVTLVLDGEVTHEDTMGNKTVIKKGEVQRMTAGTGIAHSEFNRTDKALHIYQLWFISNQKGLSPSYEQKDIDFLSTKNELVPLVTGQKVLEDVVYMNSNSAVYWANLGADKEILFQTFPIRNTFIYVKEGTIFINGTELGINDQARMTDEHVVEIRASKDAQFILIDLPASEANY is encoded by the coding sequence ATGCTTAAGTACATCCCAGCTACCGACCGCCACCATGCATCGCCCGTGCAATGGCTCAGCAGCTACTTCCTATTCAGCTTCGCTGACTACTACGACCCCGATAATCTTCACTTCGGTCCGTTGCGCGTATTCAACGACGATAGCATTGCCCCACAATCGGGCTTTCCACAGCATCCGCATTCCGAAATGGAAATTGTGACGCTGGTGCTGGATGGCGAGGTAACCCACGAGGACACGATGGGCAACAAAACTGTTATTAAAAAAGGTGAGGTGCAGCGCATGACGGCAGGCACTGGCATTGCTCACTCCGAGTTCAACCGCACCGACAAGGCCCTGCATATCTATCAACTCTGGTTCATTTCCAACCAGAAAGGCCTCAGCCCCAGCTACGAGCAAAAGGATATTGACTTTCTGAGTACGAAAAATGAGCTTGTGCCGCTCGTGACGGGGCAAAAAGTGCTGGAGGATGTTGTATACATGAATTCCAACAGTGCCGTGTACTGGGCTAACCTAGGTGCCGATAAAGAAATTCTGTTCCAAACGTTTCCTATTCGGAACACCTTTATTTACGTCAAAGAAGGCACCATCTTCATCAATGGCACGGAGCTAGGTATCAACGACCAAGCCCGCATGACCGACGAACACGTAGTAGAGATTCGGGCAAGCAAAGATGCCCAGTTTATTCTGATTGATTTGCCAGCCAGCGAGGCCAACTACTAA
- a CDS encoding DoxX family protein, which yields MKKLLLATAMSSSLTQDSIYLLFRIHVGLSIALGAGWSKLVNLSATTEWDKLLTHPNTLGAPDWFVQQVANLGFTFPSPYLWAALAVWGEFMGGLLVAAGLFTRLAAAQLAMQFLVLAFFWYEKPEFLLGMYYQQLLFWAFVLLSSLGGGRFSLDNWLGKRRPLVVAGSWKAGALTAVLSCLTLVCAQAQRLTEPNAVTRADLQPLLQPGWQGTLTYRDYQNQQLVTLPTQLNVVGSTPQELTLNYTYLEPSGKTVKGIDHLRVQGAGSQLSWDGLVMQVQSKQQLPQRTLRLVLVGEEQDDNRPATIRRTVLLAERQYSVRKEVRFQGDTTFLLRNEYQFQR from the coding sequence ATGAAAAAGCTACTGCTTGCTACTGCCATGTCTAGCTCGTTGACTCAGGATAGTATCTATCTGTTATTTCGGATCCACGTGGGGCTGTCGATTGCCCTCGGAGCTGGGTGGTCGAAGCTCGTGAACCTGAGCGCCACGACGGAATGGGATAAACTCCTGACGCACCCTAACACCTTGGGCGCACCCGATTGGTTTGTGCAGCAAGTAGCCAACCTAGGTTTCACCTTTCCGTCTCCTTACCTGTGGGCGGCGCTGGCCGTGTGGGGCGAGTTTATGGGCGGCTTGTTGGTGGCTGCGGGTTTGTTTACTCGTCTGGCGGCTGCGCAGCTCGCTATGCAGTTCTTAGTTCTCGCCTTTTTCTGGTACGAAAAGCCTGAATTTCTGCTAGGTATGTACTACCAGCAGCTGTTATTTTGGGCGTTTGTATTACTGAGTAGTCTAGGTGGTGGGCGGTTCTCACTAGATAATTGGCTAGGTAAGCGCCGGCCCCTAGTAGTTGCTGGTTCATGGAAAGCAGGCGCGCTGACAGCCGTTTTAAGCTGTTTGACATTAGTTTGCGCCCAAGCGCAACGTCTGACAGAACCCAATGCAGTAACCCGTGCCGATCTTCAGCCGTTGCTGCAGCCCGGCTGGCAGGGTACGCTCACCTACCGCGACTACCAAAATCAACAGCTTGTTACGCTACCTACCCAGCTGAATGTAGTTGGAAGCACTCCGCAGGAGTTAACACTCAACTATACCTACCTCGAACCTAGTGGTAAAACGGTCAAGGGCATCGATCATTTGCGCGTGCAAGGTGCTGGCTCTCAACTGAGTTGGGATGGTTTGGTAATGCAGGTGCAGAGCAAGCAACAACTGCCTCAGCGCACGCTACGCTTGGTTTTGGTGGGAGAGGAGCAAGACGATAATCGGCCAGCGACCATCCGGCGTACGGTACTGTTGGCGGAGCGGCAGTACTCAGTCCGCAAAGAAGTGCGCTTCCAGGGCGACACGACCTTCTTGCTGCGCAACGAGTACCAGTTTCAGCGCTGA
- a CDS encoding methyltransferase domain-containing protein, translated as MSLEFIKPGAQVLDFSPSRSLYRTLKQNTAIAYASTDLSGDFISDFQYDITTIAAEDEQYDLVVCYHILEHIERDHKAMQELYRVLKKGGVCVIQTPFKEGTIYEDYSVKSEADRLIHFGQKDHVRIYSVNGLVDRLTQSGFTVDVRYYNEAVDNYFGFKPSEKVLVCTK; from the coding sequence ATGTCTCTTGAGTTTATTAAACCAGGGGCGCAAGTGCTAGATTTCTCTCCTTCTAGAAGCTTGTACAGAACCCTCAAGCAGAACACCGCAATAGCGTACGCAAGCACCGATCTATCAGGAGATTTTATTTCTGACTTCCAATACGATATAACAACTATTGCTGCCGAGGATGAGCAGTATGATCTAGTAGTGTGCTACCACATACTTGAGCACATAGAGCGGGATCATAAAGCCATGCAGGAGTTATATAGAGTGCTGAAAAAGGGTGGAGTTTGTGTTATTCAAACTCCTTTTAAAGAGGGTACTATCTATGAGGATTACTCAGTAAAATCAGAGGCGGACCGATTAATTCATTTTGGTCAAAAAGACCATGTGCGTATTTATTCAGTAAATGGGCTGGTTGATAGATTAACTCAATCTGGCTTTACGGTTGACGTGAGATATTATAACGAAGCAGTTGACAACTATTTTGGATTTAAGCCGAGTGAAAAAGTTTTGGTATGCACCAAATAA
- the recQ gene encoding DNA helicase RecQ → MLFAPEPLAPTLDSARRVLKQYYGYDSFRPMQADIIESILGGRDTVVLMPTGGGKSVCFQVPAIVQDGVCVVVSPLIALMKDQVEALKANGVSAAYINSSVGQGEQTSIASDCLNGYLKLLYVSPEKLLSEGFLQFLRRLRISMFAIDEAHCISSWGHDFRPEYTQLKLLREQFPQVPIIALTATADRLTQRDIQQQLRLNEPRVFLSSFDRPNLNLIVRPGQDRVGSIVEFVERHPNEAGIVYCLSRKQCETMAEKLKAKKIRAGHYHAGMTPNQRGAVQEAFLKDDLQVIVATIAFGMGIDKSNVRWVIHYNLPKNIEGYYQEIGRAGRDGAPATALLFYSFGDVMSLRDMLTKDNPSLTQLNLTKLERMQQFAEAASCRRKILLNYFGEVLPQDCGNCDICRNPPTTFDGTLLAQKALSAVVRTRERASIGLLIDVLRGMRNQAVLTAGYDQIKTYGAGADLPYLDWYSYIHQMLNDGLLYIAYEEGYALKITDLGREVLQGQRTLAMKKFQPTEKAEKPTRASKKASAAAQASKPVDATTALFDKLRQLRKRIADEQNVPPYVIFTDTTLQEMAAERPISRVAMLAISGVGMKKFENYGDVFIKEILAYGGAPNPADAMEADDAEEVEEAPVARPVRKKDVGDTHDTTLQLHRVGLSVEAIAERRNLSPGTIRAHIETLYAKGFPIRLEEFLTMDEFAEIQTAIGQLGGSPLLRDLFDHLREKYDYFKLRLALHYQKKLRGE, encoded by the coding sequence ATGTTATTTGCGCCCGAACCCCTAGCTCCTACTCTCGACTCGGCTCGCCGCGTCCTGAAGCAATACTACGGTTATGACTCTTTCCGGCCTATGCAGGCTGATATTATCGAGTCCATTCTCGGTGGGCGCGACACGGTAGTGCTCATGCCTACGGGCGGCGGCAAATCGGTTTGTTTTCAAGTACCGGCCATTGTGCAGGATGGCGTGTGCGTGGTCGTTTCGCCGCTTATTGCCTTGATGAAAGATCAGGTGGAAGCCCTGAAAGCCAATGGTGTGTCGGCGGCTTACATCAACAGCAGCGTGGGTCAGGGCGAGCAGACCAGCATTGCTTCCGACTGCCTCAATGGCTACCTGAAGCTATTATACGTGAGCCCGGAAAAGCTCCTATCGGAAGGCTTCTTGCAGTTTTTGCGGCGCCTGCGTATCAGCATGTTCGCCATCGACGAGGCGCACTGCATTTCGTCCTGGGGTCACGATTTCCGACCCGAGTATACCCAGCTGAAGCTGTTGCGCGAGCAATTTCCGCAGGTACCCATTATCGCCCTTACGGCCACCGCCGACCGCCTCACCCAGCGCGACATTCAGCAGCAGCTCCGTCTGAATGAGCCTAGGGTATTCCTCTCTAGCTTCGACCGGCCTAACCTTAACCTCATCGTGCGCCCCGGCCAGGATCGGGTGGGTAGCATCGTGGAGTTTGTGGAGCGCCACCCCAATGAGGCCGGCATCGTGTACTGCCTCTCGCGCAAGCAGTGCGAAACCATGGCCGAGAAGCTGAAAGCCAAGAAGATCCGTGCGGGCCACTACCACGCCGGCATGACGCCCAACCAGCGCGGCGCGGTACAGGAAGCCTTCCTAAAGGACGACTTGCAGGTGATTGTGGCCACTATCGCCTTCGGCATGGGTATCGACAAGAGCAACGTGCGCTGGGTAATTCACTACAACTTGCCCAAGAACATCGAGGGCTATTATCAGGAAATTGGTCGCGCGGGCCGCGACGGCGCCCCGGCTACGGCGCTGCTGTTCTACAGCTTCGGCGACGTGATGAGTCTGCGCGACATGCTCACCAAGGACAACCCTAGCCTCACCCAGCTGAATCTTACCAAACTGGAGCGTATGCAGCAGTTTGCGGAAGCGGCTAGCTGCCGCCGCAAGATTCTGCTCAACTACTTCGGGGAGGTGCTTCCCCAGGACTGCGGCAACTGCGACATCTGTCGCAACCCGCCCACGACCTTCGACGGCACACTGCTCGCGCAGAAGGCATTATCGGCGGTAGTACGCACGCGCGAACGGGCCAGCATCGGCTTGCTCATCGACGTGCTGCGCGGTATGCGCAACCAGGCCGTGCTCACCGCCGGCTACGACCAGATCAAAACCTACGGCGCCGGCGCCGACCTCCCCTACCTGGATTGGTACAGCTACATCCACCAGATGCTGAACGATGGCCTGCTCTACATTGCGTACGAGGAGGGCTATGCTTTGAAAATCACCGACCTAGGTCGGGAAGTACTACAAGGCCAGCGTACGCTGGCGATGAAGAAGTTCCAGCCCACTGAGAAAGCCGAAAAGCCGACCCGCGCCAGCAAGAAAGCTTCCGCTGCCGCGCAAGCTTCCAAGCCTGTTGACGCCACAACTGCGTTGTTTGACAAGCTGCGTCAGCTCCGTAAACGCATTGCCGACGAGCAAAACGTGCCGCCGTACGTCATCTTCACCGATACTACGTTGCAGGAAATGGCGGCTGAGCGCCCCATATCCCGCGTGGCTATGCTCGCTATTTCGGGCGTGGGCATGAAGAAATTCGAAAACTACGGCGACGTGTTCATCAAGGAAATCCTTGCCTATGGTGGCGCTCCTAACCCAGCCGACGCCATGGAAGCCGATGACGCCGAAGAAGTTGAAGAGGCTCCCGTAGCCCGGCCTGTTCGCAAGAAAGATGTTGGCGACACGCACGATACAACGCTTCAGCTGCACCGCGTAGGGTTAAGCGTAGAAGCCATTGCTGAGCGCCGCAACTTAAGTCCTGGCACCATCCGTGCCCACATCGAAACGCTTTACGCCAAAGGCTTTCCCATCCGGCTGGAGGAGTTTCTGACGATGGATGAGTTTGCCGAAATCCAGACGGCCATTGGGCAGCTAGGTGGCTCGCCATTACTACGTGACCTGTTCGACCACCTGCGCGAGAAGTACGATTATTTCAAGTTGCGCTTAGCGCTGCACTACCAGAAAAAGCTGCGCGGCGAGTAA
- a CDS encoding THUMP domain-containing class I SAM-dependent RNA methyltransferase, which translates to MADNRRSAAFYMTATTQFGLEEVLANELRQLGATIDRVGQRAVEFSGNKQLLYEAVLWCRTAMRILKPFAGFYARDERALYREVNRVDWQQFIQPDQTFAITAVVNKSSFEHSLFVAQLTKDAIVDQFRDRTGQRPSVDVKNPDIRLHLHMLENEVTLSLDAAGDSLHRRGYRQGTNVAPLNEVLAAGLLLLTGWDGHKTLIDPMCGSGTLLTEAALIAQRIAPGLYHQGKFGFENWPDFDQALWESVRLDARQARLEEPQAYLGGSDLSGEFINLARQNVAAADLEDFIRLSVRDVKDAKAPAREEPGIVIMNPPYGERIGEETEMAALYKTIGDTLKSGFQGYDAYVFTGNLEAAKRIGLKTSRRIPLYNGPIDCRLLKYELYQGTRKIKPDVA; encoded by the coding sequence ATGGCTGATAACCGCCGCTCTGCCGCCTTTTATATGACGGCCACCACCCAATTTGGCCTGGAAGAAGTATTAGCCAATGAGCTACGGCAACTTGGTGCTACCATCGACCGGGTAGGCCAAAGGGCCGTTGAGTTCAGTGGCAACAAGCAGTTGCTTTACGAAGCGGTGCTGTGGTGCCGTACGGCCATGCGCATCCTGAAGCCCTTCGCTGGCTTCTACGCCCGCGACGAACGAGCCCTGTACCGCGAAGTCAACCGCGTTGACTGGCAGCAGTTTATCCAGCCAGACCAGACCTTCGCCATTACCGCTGTGGTGAACAAGTCAAGCTTTGAACACTCGCTGTTTGTGGCCCAGCTCACCAAGGACGCCATTGTGGATCAGTTCCGTGACCGCACCGGTCAGCGCCCCAGCGTAGATGTAAAAAACCCCGACATCCGGTTGCACCTGCACATGCTGGAGAACGAAGTGACGCTCAGCCTCGATGCGGCCGGCGACTCCTTGCACCGGCGGGGCTACCGCCAAGGCACCAACGTGGCGCCGCTCAACGAGGTGCTAGCTGCGGGCCTGCTTTTACTCACCGGTTGGGATGGTCACAAAACACTCATTGACCCTATGTGTGGATCTGGCACGCTGCTTACCGAAGCGGCGCTTATTGCCCAGCGCATCGCGCCTGGGCTGTATCACCAAGGCAAATTCGGCTTCGAGAACTGGCCTGATTTCGACCAGGCCCTGTGGGAGTCAGTACGGCTTGATGCGCGCCAAGCTAGGCTGGAAGAGCCACAGGCTTACCTAGGGGGCTCCGATCTTTCGGGCGAATTCATCAACCTAGCTCGCCAGAACGTGGCCGCTGCTGATCTAGAAGACTTTATCCGTCTCTCCGTGCGCGACGTGAAAGACGCCAAGGCACCCGCGCGCGAAGAGCCCGGCATCGTTATCATGAATCCGCCGTACGGAGAGCGGATTGGGGAAGAGACTGAAATGGCAGCTCTCTACAAAACCATTGGCGACACGCTCAAAAGTGGCTTTCAGGGCTACGACGCTTACGTATTTACCGGCAACTTAGAAGCGGCCAAACGCATCGGCCTGAAGACCTCGCGCCGCATTCCGCTGTATAATGGCCCGATTGACTGCCGCCTGCTGAAGTATGAGCTGTACCAGGGTACGCGCAAAATCAAACCAGATGTAGCCTAG
- a CDS encoding LexA family transcriptional regulator, which yields MINTNLKYWRRELSLTQAQMAEKLGIKRSLVGAYEEGRAEPKLTTLVNMARLFGITLDALVTTDFSKKSKAKTAIRHLEPVNTTPEPPRPAGNLRVLALTVDKEQNENIELVPLKASAGYLNGYADPEFIEELPKFRLPMLGSGGTYRAFEISGDSMLPIASGTVIVGRYVDDWLTLKDGTPCIVVSAKEGIVFKRVYNRLKNAATLSLHSDNPVYSPYEIDVQDVVEIWEAKAYISSTFPIADLSLNRLASIVLDLQKQMTTLKKA from the coding sequence ATGATCAATACTAACCTTAAATACTGGCGGCGTGAGCTTAGCCTGACGCAGGCCCAAATGGCTGAAAAGCTAGGCATTAAACGCTCATTGGTAGGCGCTTACGAAGAGGGCCGCGCTGAGCCGAAGCTCACTACGCTCGTCAACATGGCCCGCTTGTTTGGCATTACGCTGGACGCCCTCGTGACGACCGATTTTAGCAAGAAGAGTAAAGCCAAAACTGCTATCCGTCATTTGGAGCCCGTGAACACCACGCCGGAGCCGCCCCGCCCCGCTGGCAACTTGCGCGTGCTAGCCCTCACGGTAGATAAGGAGCAGAACGAAAACATTGAACTAGTTCCGCTGAAAGCTAGCGCCGGTTACCTCAACGGCTACGCTGACCCTGAATTCATCGAGGAGCTGCCGAAGTTCCGCCTGCCCATGCTCGGTTCGGGTGGTACCTACCGCGCCTTCGAGATTTCCGGCGATTCGATGCTGCCAATTGCTTCGGGTACCGTTATTGTCGGTCGTTACGTGGATGATTGGCTGACCTTAAAGGACGGTACGCCGTGCATCGTGGTGAGCGCCAAAGAAGGTATCGTGTTCAAGCGCGTGTACAACCGTCTCAAGAATGCCGCTACCCTCAGCCTGCACTCCGACAACCCCGTGTACTCGCCCTATGAAATTGACGTGCAGGATGTCGTGGAAATCTGGGAGGCCAAGGCGTATATCAGCAGCACCTTCCCTATTGCCGACCTCTCGCTGAACCGTTTGGCCAGCATCGTACTGGATCTGCAAAAGCAGATGACTACGTTGAAAAAGGCATAA